The Propionispora hippei DSM 15287 genome includes a window with the following:
- the floA gene encoding flotillin-like protein FloA (flotillin-like protein involved in membrane lipid rafts) gives MTSLIGPLFFLALIIMGIGIFLHFVPLGLWISALAAGVRVGIFTLIGMRLRRVPPSQIVLPLIKANKAGLDIQVNQLEAHYLAGGDVDKVVDALIAAHRAQIPLPFERSAAIDLAGRNVLEAVQMSVNPKVIETPIVSAVAKNGIELKVKARVTVRANIDRLVGGAGEATIIARVGEGIVTTVGSSVDHKDVLENPDHISRTVLSKGLDAGTAFEILSIDIADVDVGRNIGAELMTDQAEAEKRIAQAKAEERRAMAVAKEQEMRAYTQQMQAKVVEAQAEVPHALAAALQEGRMGVMDYYNMNNVIADTQMRETIGKVEPLQTSVKSNEPRKE, from the coding sequence ATGACATCTTTAATCGGTCCTTTATTTTTTCTGGCGTTAATTATTATGGGAATTGGCATATTCTTGCATTTTGTGCCGCTGGGTTTATGGATATCGGCTTTGGCGGCCGGCGTACGGGTCGGGATCTTTACCTTAATTGGCATGCGGTTGCGCCGGGTGCCACCGTCTCAAATCGTTTTACCGCTAATCAAGGCGAATAAGGCCGGTCTGGATATTCAGGTAAATCAACTGGAGGCTCACTATCTGGCCGGCGGTGATGTGGACAAAGTCGTCGATGCTCTGATCGCCGCTCACCGGGCGCAGATTCCCCTGCCGTTTGAAAGATCGGCAGCCATTGACCTGGCTGGACGTAATGTGTTGGAAGCCGTGCAAATGAGCGTTAATCCCAAAGTCATTGAGACGCCTATTGTGTCGGCGGTAGCGAAAAACGGCATTGAGTTGAAGGTAAAGGCCAGAGTTACCGTGAGAGCGAATATTGACAGACTGGTCGGCGGTGCCGGCGAAGCTACGATCATTGCCCGGGTTGGCGAGGGGATTGTCACAACCGTCGGTTCCTCGGTAGATCATAAGGACGTTTTGGAAAATCCCGACCATATTTCGAGGACGGTGTTATCCAAAGGACTGGACGCCGGTACGGCGTTTGAAATATTATCCATCGATATTGCCGATGTGGATGTGGGACGGAACATCGGGGCCGAACTCATGACCGACCAGGCAGAGGCGGAAAAAAGAATTGCCCAGGCCAAGGCTGAAGAACGGCGGGCAATGGCAGTTGCCAAAGAACAGGAAATGCGCGCCTATACCCAACAAATGCAGGCTAAGGTCGTGGAAGCCCAGGCTGAAGTTCCTCATGCCTTGGCGGCGGCTCTTCAGGAAGGGCGAATGGGTGTCATGGATTATTATAATATGAATAATGTTATTGCCGATACGCAGATGCGTGAGACGATTGGCAAGGTTGAACCGCTGCAGACTTCGGTAAAAAGCAATGAGCCGAGGAAAGAGTAA
- the mtaB gene encoding tRNA (N(6)-L-threonylcarbamoyladenosine(37)-C(2))-methylthiotransferase MtaB: MPLVAFTTLGCKVNQYETELMESLFKLEGYDVVDFHDFSDVYVINTCSVTHLGEKKSRQLIRKAMKNNPAAIIAVTGCYAQVSPKQVEAIEGVDVIIGTKDRRRVVELVGEAAQSKKRINIVGNVMTSTEFEDVPLLQAPGRTRAFLKIQDGCTNFCTYCIIPYARGALKSRPLTSVRQEAVRLIQAGFKEIVLTGIHLGAYGRDNNHSLVDAVKTILDLDGLVRLRLGSLESIEVEDELIAIMKQDGRLCHHLHLPLQSGSDTILRAMNRHYRAAEYRALIADIREAIPDVAISTDIIVGFPGETDALFAETLDFTGSMGFARVHTFPYSKRQGTPAADYPDQVGEDIKKQRVQALQELAAAQAALYNKQYIGQDVQVLFENKKTDIVEGLTDHYVRVYAKGAQEVKGKISQVRIEATYRDGLWGVIV, encoded by the coding sequence GTGCCGCTGGTTGCATTTACTACGTTAGGCTGCAAAGTGAATCAGTATGAAACAGAGCTTATGGAAAGTCTGTTTAAGCTCGAAGGCTATGACGTTGTTGACTTCCATGATTTTTCCGATGTGTATGTAATCAATACCTGCTCTGTCACTCATCTGGGGGAAAAAAAATCCAGGCAGCTAATTCGCAAGGCAATGAAAAATAATCCGGCAGCCATTATTGCGGTAACAGGCTGCTATGCACAGGTTTCACCGAAACAGGTGGAGGCTATAGAAGGTGTGGATGTCATTATCGGCACCAAGGATCGGCGGCGCGTGGTAGAACTGGTCGGTGAGGCCGCACAGTCTAAGAAACGAATTAATATTGTCGGGAATGTCATGACGTCGACAGAATTTGAGGATGTGCCGTTGCTGCAAGCTCCCGGCCGGACGCGGGCGTTTTTGAAGATTCAGGATGGCTGCACTAATTTTTGTACTTACTGCATTATTCCCTACGCCAGAGGCGCTCTCAAATCAAGGCCGCTCACCAGCGTCCGGCAGGAGGCCGTGCGCTTGATTCAGGCCGGATTCAAGGAAATTGTGTTAACAGGCATTCACTTGGGCGCCTACGGACGTGACAATAACCACAGTTTGGTCGATGCCGTTAAGACCATTCTTGACTTGGACGGACTTGTCCGTTTGCGGCTGGGATCTCTGGAGTCCATCGAAGTAGAGGATGAGTTGATTGCGATTATGAAGCAGGATGGCCGGCTCTGCCATCATTTACATCTGCCGCTCCAGTCTGGAAGCGATACTATTTTGCGGGCAATGAACCGTCATTATCGAGCAGCAGAGTATCGCGCGCTTATTGCCGATATTCGTGAAGCAATACCGGATGTTGCTATTTCAACCGATATTATTGTCGGGTTCCCGGGAGAGACGGACGCTTTATTTGCGGAGACGCTGGATTTTACCGGCAGTATGGGCTTTGCCAGAGTTCATACTTTTCCCTATTCCAAGCGGCAGGGGACACCGGCCGCGGATTATCCTGACCAGGTTGGTGAAGACATAAAAAAACAGCGTGTTCAGGCCCTCCAGGAATTGGCGGCGGCGCAGGCTGCGTTATATAATAAACAGTATATCGGTCAGGATGTGCAGGTTCTATTTGAAAATAAAAAAACAGATATTGTAGAAGGGCTGACAGATCATTATGTTCGCGTATACGCTAAAGGGGCGCAGGAGGTAAAGGGAAAAATCAGCCAAGTTCGGATCGAAGCAACCTATCGTGACGGCCTATGGGGTGTCATTGTATAG
- the dnaJ gene encoding molecular chaperone DnaJ gives MSKQDYYELLGVPRTASDDEIKKAFRKLARKYHPDVNRDNPQEAEAKFKEINEAYEVLSDPQRKAQYDQFGHAAFDGARGGNAGGDFGFGGSGGFSDIFDMFFGGQSGFGGRQPGPEKGADLRYDLEISFEEAAFGVEREVQIPRTEDCDTCKGSGAAPGTQAEVCPQCKGTGQVQVMQNTPFGRMVNVRTCDRCNGEGRIVQTPCRDCHGRGKVRNKRKIKIKVPSGVDNGSRLRIAREGEAGVRKGPPGDLYVYIFVKPHKLFAREGSEVICEVPISFVQASLGDEIDVPTLDGKVKLRIPEGTQSGTIFRLKEKGIPHLRGNGRGDQHVRVKVLTPQKLNERQRTLLQEFAKLGGENINPEQKNFFKKVKDVFGV, from the coding sequence GTGAGTAAACAAGACTATTATGAATTGCTGGGTGTGCCTAGAACGGCATCGGACGATGAAATAAAAAAGGCTTTTCGTAAACTGGCCCGCAAATACCATCCTGACGTCAATCGTGATAATCCACAAGAAGCGGAAGCTAAATTTAAGGAAATTAATGAAGCTTATGAAGTATTATCTGACCCCCAACGCAAAGCGCAGTATGACCAGTTTGGTCATGCTGCGTTTGATGGCGCCCGGGGAGGAAATGCTGGCGGGGATTTCGGATTTGGCGGCAGTGGTGGATTCTCAGATATTTTTGATATGTTTTTTGGTGGTCAGTCTGGGTTTGGCGGACGTCAGCCCGGTCCGGAAAAAGGTGCCGATCTGCGGTATGATTTAGAAATATCCTTTGAAGAAGCGGCGTTTGGTGTGGAACGAGAAGTACAGATTCCGCGTACTGAAGACTGCGATACCTGTAAGGGCTCCGGAGCGGCGCCGGGAACACAGGCGGAAGTTTGCCCGCAGTGTAAAGGAACAGGGCAAGTTCAGGTGATGCAGAATACGCCCTTTGGCCGGATGGTCAATGTGCGTACCTGTGACCGTTGCAACGGTGAAGGCAGAATTGTTCAGACTCCTTGCCGGGATTGCCATGGCCGTGGAAAAGTGCGCAACAAGCGTAAGATTAAAATCAAAGTTCCGTCCGGCGTAGATAACGGCTCGCGGCTGCGGATCGCTCGCGAGGGCGAAGCCGGTGTTCGTAAGGGTCCGCCGGGTGATTTATATGTATATATCTTCGTAAAACCGCATAAATTGTTTGCCCGTGAAGGCAGCGAAGTAATTTGTGAAGTACCAATCAGCTTTGTCCAGGCTTCATTGGGTGATGAAATTGATGTGCCTACCCTGGACGGCAAAGTGAAGCTGCGCATTCCCGAAGGCACGCAGTCGGGAACGATATTCCGTCTAAAGGAAAAAGGGATTCCCCACTTGCGCGGCAATGGCCGCGGCGATCAGCATGTCCGGGTTAAAGTTCTGACCCCGCAGAAGCTGAATGAGCGCCAGCGTACTTTATTGCAAGAGTTTGCCAAGTTAGGCGGCGAAAATATAAATCCGGAGCAGAAAAACTTTTTTAAAAAAGTAAAAGATGTGTTTGGCGTATGA
- the rpsU gene encoding 30S ribosomal protein S21, which yields MSEVKVGKNETIDSALRRFKRTCQKAGTLAEVRKREHYEKPSVKRKKKSEAARKRKFKA from the coding sequence ATGTCAGAAGTCAAGGTAGGAAAAAATGAAACAATTGATAGTGCACTCCGCAGATTTAAGCGTACTTGTCAAAAGGCGGGAACTCTTGCCGAAGTTAGAAAACGCGAGCATTATGAAAAACCTAGCGTAAAACGCAAGAAGAAATCCGAAGCGGCACGGAAACGTAAATTTAAAGCTTAA
- a CDS encoding histidine triad nucleotide-binding protein — protein MQTECIFCKIAAKQIPVEPIYEDEQVIAFKDINPAAPVHVLLIPKKHLEHLLAAGPEDVGLLGHLTATVGVLANKLGLAEDGFRVVINTKEHGGQTVHHLHYHILGGRSMKWPPG, from the coding sequence ATGCAGACAGAATGTATTTTTTGCAAAATAGCGGCAAAACAAATTCCCGTCGAACCTATTTATGAGGATGAGCAGGTTATTGCCTTTAAGGATATCAACCCGGCTGCTCCGGTTCATGTTTTGCTTATCCCGAAGAAGCATCTGGAACACCTCCTGGCGGCAGGTCCGGAAGATGTGGGGTTATTAGGTCATCTTACCGCTACTGTCGGGGTTTTAGCCAATAAACTTGGCTTAGCCGAAGACGGGTTCCGCGTTGTTATCAATACCAAGGAACATGGCGGACAAACGGTGCATCATTTGCACTACCATATTCTTGGCGGTAGGTCTATGAAATGGCCCCCAGGTTAA
- a CDS encoding NfeD family protein — MMRTVWLILFMLCLAMFVPVSAQNEQPSVVVVVMQGEINETQVALLHRAYTEARDKNAAAVILELDTFGGLVDSAVKMRDMIDSMPVRTICFVKNRAWSAGALISLAHQHIVMAQGSSIGAAEPIPATEKNISALKAEFAATAGKHGRNPRIAEAMVDKTMGYPGYAGQGQILSLTDSQAVAVGYAEMIAADRTAVLTHYGLQDSPLREYAVNWQDYAGGWLSMAAVKFFLLTVMFLSILVEFKTAGTGVAGLLAVASASLLFTGQWLLGYAGWLEALLLLMGLLLLGAEFFVAGTGIFAAAGTLSLFAGVYLLAGAGNTAVYSILISMLLAIGLFLVIVRRLPSSRLWTKLVLREAETGQAGFISGNDHSAYQGKTGKTLTALRPAGRIEIDGTVLDVVSEGDFIQPGLEVTVIETTGNRMVVRLTKH; from the coding sequence ATGATGCGAACAGTATGGTTGATCTTGTTTATGCTTTGTCTGGCGATGTTTGTCCCGGTGAGTGCTCAGAACGAACAGCCTTCCGTTGTCGTTGTTGTCATGCAGGGGGAGATTAATGAAACCCAGGTAGCCCTTTTACATAGAGCTTATACGGAAGCCCGCGATAAAAATGCGGCAGCGGTTATTTTAGAATTGGATACTTTCGGCGGTCTGGTCGACTCGGCGGTCAAAATGCGGGATATGATTGATAGCATGCCGGTACGCACCATTTGTTTTGTGAAAAACCGCGCCTGGTCGGCCGGCGCGCTGATTAGCCTGGCTCATCAGCATATTGTGATGGCCCAAGGCAGCAGTATCGGGGCTGCCGAGCCGATTCCCGCCACCGAAAAAAATATTTCGGCACTAAAGGCCGAATTTGCCGCCACAGCGGGAAAGCACGGACGTAATCCGCGGATTGCTGAAGCTATGGTGGATAAAACTATGGGATATCCGGGGTATGCCGGACAAGGGCAAATTCTTTCACTGACCGATTCTCAGGCAGTGGCAGTAGGCTATGCTGAAATGATCGCCGCTGACCGCACGGCAGTACTGACCCACTATGGTCTGCAGGACAGTCCTTTACGGGAATATGCCGTCAACTGGCAGGATTATGCCGGCGGATGGTTGTCTATGGCTGCGGTGAAGTTTTTTTTGCTGACGGTTATGTTCTTGTCCATTCTCGTTGAGTTCAAGACCGCCGGTACCGGTGTAGCCGGTCTGCTTGCCGTGGCGTCAGCTTCTCTTTTATTCACCGGTCAATGGCTGTTAGGTTATGCCGGCTGGCTGGAGGCATTATTGCTGCTTATGGGGCTGCTGCTGCTGGGCGCGGAGTTTTTTGTAGCCGGTACCGGTATTTTTGCAGCTGCCGGTACGCTCAGCCTGTTTGCCGGCGTGTATTTGCTTGCCGGTGCCGGTAATACGGCTGTTTATAGCATTCTTATCAGTATGTTACTGGCTATAGGTTTGTTCCTGGTCATCGTCAGGCGGTTGCCGTCCAGCCGGCTGTGGACAAAACTGGTGCTGCGGGAAGCGGAAACCGGGCAGGCCGGCTTTATAAGCGGCAATGACCATTCGGCGTATCAGGGGAAAACCGGTAAGACGCTGACCGCTTTACGCCCGGCCGGGAGAATCGAAATTGACGGAACTGTTCTGGATGTAGTCTCGGAGGGAGATTTTATTCAGCCGGGACTGGAAGTGACGGTCATCGAAACCACGGGCAACCGTATGGTGGTTCGCTTAACCAAACATTAA
- a CDS encoding 16S rRNA (uracil(1498)-N(3))-methyltransferase → MRRFFLKGKLGAAVTITGPDAYHMSRVLRMKPGERVTLIAEDGQAVIAVIQQVEEYRIRLCPEEIIKEEKESPVRVSLAQCLPKSDKMDYIVQKAVELGADSIIPVISQNTVVRYDAKKKAERVSRWQKIAAEAAKQSGRLQVPVVEAVQDLDQLFQHIDKESKVLLLYEGQADTTLKQVLRQEDSLRYTIIVGPEGGFTPDEVQLCRSLGALVITLGPRILRTETAPVAALSIVMYECGDMGGD, encoded by the coding sequence ATGCGCCGCTTTTTTCTTAAGGGCAAGTTAGGGGCGGCAGTAACCATTACCGGCCCGGATGCTTATCATATGAGCCGCGTTTTGCGTATGAAACCGGGCGAACGGGTTACGCTAATTGCTGAGGATGGACAGGCTGTGATTGCGGTGATTCAACAGGTGGAGGAATATCGCATTCGGCTTTGTCCGGAAGAAATAATCAAGGAAGAAAAAGAATCGCCGGTAAGAGTCTCGCTGGCGCAGTGCCTGCCGAAAAGCGATAAAATGGATTATATTGTGCAAAAAGCTGTAGAACTTGGTGCGGACAGTATTATTCCGGTTATTTCGCAGAATACCGTTGTTCGCTATGATGCCAAGAAAAAAGCAGAACGGGTCAGTCGATGGCAAAAAATTGCCGCCGAGGCGGCGAAACAATCGGGGCGGCTGCAGGTTCCCGTTGTGGAGGCTGTACAGGATTTAGATCAACTGTTCCAGCATATCGATAAAGAGAGCAAGGTTCTTCTGTTATATGAAGGACAGGCCGACACCACATTAAAACAGGTTTTACGCCAGGAGGACAGCCTCCGCTATACAATTATTGTCGGACCGGAGGGCGGTTTTACTCCCGACGAAGTTCAATTATGCCGGAGTCTGGGCGCTTTGGTTATTACGCTGGGGCCGCGCATTTTGCGTACCGAAACGGCACCGGTTGCCGCCCTTTCGATTGTTATGTATGAATGTGGCGACATGGGAGGTGATTAG
- a CDS encoding GatB/YqeY domain-containing protein, whose translation MYLKDRLAEDMKQAMKDREAGKTRLSVIRMVRANIKNVEIDQKKELSESEVLDVLSKEVKMRRDAIEEFQKGNRQDLVDNLEQEVAVLMQYLPQQLNEAEVRAVVTETIAETNAASPKDMGKVMSALMPKIKGRADGKLVNSIVRELLNQ comes from the coding sequence ATGTATCTTAAGGATAGGTTAGCAGAAGATATGAAGCAGGCCATGAAGGATCGGGAAGCGGGCAAGACGCGCCTTTCGGTAATTCGTATGGTGCGTGCTAATATAAAAAATGTTGAGATTGATCAAAAGAAAGAGCTTTCCGAAAGCGAAGTTCTGGATGTTTTATCGAAAGAAGTAAAAATGCGCCGGGACGCAATTGAAGAGTTCCAGAAAGGCAACCGACAAGATTTAGTTGATAACCTGGAACAGGAAGTTGCCGTGTTGATGCAATATCTTCCTCAACAATTAAATGAAGCTGAAGTTCGTGCAGTGGTAACTGAAACGATTGCTGAAACGAATGCTGCTAGTCCGAAGGATATGGGGAAAGTTATGTCTGCGCTCATGCCCAAGATTAAGGGACGCGCCGATGGAAAGTTAGTAAATTCTATAGTACGAGAGCTGTTAAATCAGTAA
- the prmA gene encoding 50S ribosomal protein L11 methyltransferase, giving the protein MKWAEISIQTTHEATEAVANIFHDLGASGVVIEDPELVNAYRRAGAWDYCDIPEETDVETVTVKAYLPMNEELDDKLASFEQRVNELVNHNLDKGKGAIACKEVQEEDWESSWKEYFHPTRISPQIIIKPSWEDYVAIPNDIVIELDPGMAFGTGTHHTTMMCAQCLEEVVREGSVVFDIGTGSGILAVAAAKLGAKSVKAVDLDPVAVRVAQENVTINQVEHLVSVARGDLLTGVEGQADVIVANIIADIIIHLLNDIPAKLKQDGCFIASGIIVERLSDVTAAAIEQNFIVEKVVENGGWVAMVMRKRGV; this is encoded by the coding sequence ATGAAGTGGGCTGAAATCAGTATCCAGACGACACATGAGGCTACCGAGGCGGTAGCTAATATTTTTCATGATTTAGGAGCCAGCGGGGTTGTCATTGAAGATCCTGAGCTGGTTAATGCCTACCGGCGCGCGGGAGCCTGGGATTATTGCGACATTCCCGAGGAAACTGATGTGGAAACCGTTACTGTGAAAGCCTACTTGCCGATGAACGAGGAATTGGACGATAAGCTGGCCTCATTTGAACAGCGGGTTAATGAACTGGTAAACCATAACCTTGATAAGGGCAAAGGTGCGATTGCCTGCAAAGAAGTTCAGGAAGAAGACTGGGAGTCTTCCTGGAAAGAATATTTTCATCCTACGCGGATCAGCCCACAGATTATTATCAAGCCCTCCTGGGAAGACTATGTGGCTATCCCCAATGATATTGTCATTGAACTTGATCCGGGCATGGCTTTTGGCACTGGAACGCACCACACTACGATGATGTGCGCCCAATGCCTGGAGGAAGTGGTGCGTGAAGGATCGGTGGTCTTTGATATTGGGACCGGCTCAGGAATTTTAGCGGTAGCGGCTGCCAAGCTTGGCGCCAAAAGTGTTAAAGCTGTGGATCTTGATCCGGTTGCCGTGCGAGTGGCTCAGGAAAATGTAACAATCAATCAGGTCGAGCACCTGGTATCTGTTGCGCGGGGCGATTTGCTAACCGGGGTCGAAGGTCAGGCCGATGTCATTGTGGCAAACATTATTGCCGATATCATTATTCATTTACTAAATGATATCCCGGCTAAGCTTAAGCAGGATGGGTGCTTTATTGCCAGCGGGATTATTGTTGAGCGATTGAGTGATGTAACGGCGGCTGCTATTGAACAGAACTTTATTGTGGAAAAGGTTGTCGAAAATGGCGGCTGGGTTGCTATGGTGATGAGAAAGAGAGGCGTCTAA
- the dnaK gene encoding molecular chaperone DnaK yields MGKVIGIDLGTTNSVVAVMEGGEPVVIANAEGSRITPSVVGFSKTGERLVGQLAKRQAVSNPDRTISSIKRHMGTAHKVRIDDKDYTPQEISAMVLQKLKADAEAYLGETVTQAVITVPAYFSDSQRQATKDAGTIAGLEVLRIINEPTAAALAYGLDKGEDHTILVFDLGGGTFDVSILELGDGVFEVKATNGNNRLGGDDFDERIMNWLISEFKKESGVDLSQDRMAAQRLREAAEKAKIELSGVLTTNINLPFITADQTGPKHLDINLTRAKFDELTADLVEATMSPTRQAMTDAGLQPSEIHKVILVGGSSRIPAVQEAIKRFLGKEPHRGVNPDECVAVGAAIQAGVLVGDVKDVLLLDVTPLSLGIETLGGVFTKIIDRNTTIPSRKSQVFSTAADNQPSVDIHVLQGEREMAAYNKTLGRFELSDIPPAPRGVPRIEVAFDIDANGIVHVSAKDMGTGKEQKITITSSGGMSKDDIERMVNEAEAHAAEDKKRKEEVEVRNNADSLVYQAEKTIKDMGDKADKALVEKVQKAADKLKETLKGTDIEQIKADTEELTKPLYEMTSAAYSQADAAGAGAQAPGTGAPGGAGQDEKIVDAEYKVVDEDKK; encoded by the coding sequence ATGGGAAAAGTTATTGGAATAGACCTTGGTACTACAAACTCAGTGGTTGCCGTGATGGAAGGCGGCGAGCCGGTCGTTATCGCTAATGCGGAAGGCAGCCGGATTACTCCTTCGGTTGTCGGCTTTTCGAAAACCGGGGAGCGTTTGGTCGGCCAATTGGCAAAACGTCAGGCCGTATCCAATCCTGATCGCACGATTAGTTCCATTAAACGCCATATGGGAACGGCCCATAAAGTCCGTATTGACGATAAAGATTATACGCCCCAGGAGATCTCGGCCATGGTGCTGCAAAAGCTCAAAGCTGATGCCGAAGCATATTTAGGAGAAACGGTAACTCAGGCTGTTATTACCGTGCCAGCTTATTTTAGCGACAGCCAGCGTCAGGCTACGAAAGATGCCGGAACGATTGCCGGTTTGGAAGTGCTCCGGATTATCAATGAGCCGACGGCGGCGGCGTTAGCTTACGGGCTGGACAAAGGTGAAGATCACACCATTCTTGTGTTTGACTTGGGCGGCGGTACTTTTGACGTGTCCATACTCGAATTAGGCGACGGTGTGTTTGAGGTAAAGGCTACTAACGGTAATAACCGTTTAGGCGGCGATGACTTTGACGAACGAATCATGAACTGGCTGATTAGTGAATTCAAGAAAGAATCCGGTGTGGATTTGTCGCAGGACCGGATGGCCGCCCAACGGCTTAGAGAAGCTGCAGAAAAAGCAAAAATTGAACTTTCCGGCGTGTTAACGACCAATATCAACCTGCCGTTTATCACCGCGGACCAAACCGGTCCCAAGCATCTGGACATCAATTTGACCAGAGCTAAGTTTGATGAATTAACCGCCGATCTGGTGGAAGCTACTATGAGTCCAACTCGTCAGGCTATGACCGATGCCGGTTTACAGCCAAGCGAAATTCATAAGGTCATTTTGGTGGGTGGTTCCAGCCGTATTCCGGCTGTGCAGGAAGCGATCAAACGCTTCTTAGGCAAAGAACCGCACCGCGGCGTAAACCCTGACGAGTGTGTGGCCGTTGGCGCTGCTATTCAGGCAGGTGTCTTAGTCGGTGACGTAAAGGATGTCCTGCTTCTCGATGTTACGCCGCTGTCTTTGGGTATTGAGACGCTGGGCGGTGTGTTTACTAAAATTATTGACCGCAATACTACCATTCCGTCTAGAAAGAGTCAGGTCTTCTCTACTGCAGCAGACAATCAGCCTTCCGTTGACATCCATGTGCTGCAGGGAGAGCGGGAAATGGCCGCTTACAATAAAACTCTGGGCCGTTTTGAACTCTCCGATATTCCGCCGGCACCGCGTGGAGTGCCCCGTATTGAAGTGGCCTTTGACATTGACGCCAACGGTATCGTCCATGTTTCAGCGAAAGATATGGGAACTGGCAAGGAACAGAAAATCACGATCACCTCTTCTGGCGGTATGAGCAAGGACGATATTGAGCGCATGGTTAACGAGGCCGAGGCGCATGCGGCGGAAGACAAAAAGCGCAAAGAAGAAGTGGAAGTGCGCAATAATGCTGACTCCCTAGTGTATCAGGCCGAAAAAACGATTAAGGATATGGGCGATAAAGCCGATAAAGCGTTGGTTGAGAAGGTGCAAAAAGCAGCCGACAAACTAAAAGAAACGCTTAAAGGTACCGATATAGAACAAATTAAAGCCGACACAGAAGAATTGACCAAACCGTTGTATGAGATGACATCTGCAGCCTATAGCCAGGCCGATGCGGCTGGAGCCGGTGCTCAGGCTCCGGGAACCGGCGCGCCAGGTGGTGCCGGACAGGATGAGAAAATTGTAGATGCCGAATACAAGGTAGTGGACGAAGACAAAAAATAA